Proteins found in one Gemmatimonadota bacterium genomic segment:
- a CDS encoding DUF4040 domain-containing protein, which yields MTIEVVNVIILVLLAVTAAAIIRMRSLYAAVMLAGIYSLLSAGLFVALDAVDVAFTEAAVGAGISTVLMLATLSIVGGRSKRPENRPWIPLLVVLAIGATLIYGTIDIPPFGDPDNPVHHHVADRYLEESYEEIHIPNVVTSVLASYRGYDTMGEVTVIFAATVGVLLILGRGRRRPQVGPDEDGFAPGSGRGESGEGST from the coding sequence ATGACGATCGAAGTCGTCAACGTGATCATCCTCGTCCTGCTCGCGGTCACCGCCGCCGCCATCATCCGGATGAGGAGCCTCTACGCCGCGGTCATGCTCGCGGGCATATACTCGCTCCTCTCCGCCGGGCTCTTCGTCGCGCTCGACGCGGTCGACGTCGCCTTCACCGAGGCGGCGGTCGGAGCCGGCATCTCGACGGTGCTCATGCTCGCCACCCTCTCAATCGTGGGCGGCAGGAGCAAACGTCCGGAAAACCGTCCCTGGATTCCACTCCTGGTGGTGCTGGCGATAGGGGCGACGCTCATCTACGGAACCATCGACATCCCGCCGTTCGGGGACCCGGACAACCCCGTCCATCACCACGTCGCCGACCGCTATCTCGAGGAGTCGTACGAGGAGATACACATCCCCAACGTGGTCACCTCGGTGCTGGCTTCCTACCGCGGGTACGACACCATGGGCGAGGTCACCGTGATCTTCGCGGCGACGGTAGGGGTGCTCCTGATACTGGGGCGGGGGAGGAGACGCCCGCAGGTCGGACCGGACGAGGACGGTTTCGCCCCCGGATCCGGACGGGGCGAGAGCGGGGAGGGCTCGACGTGA
- the mnhG gene encoding monovalent cation/H(+) antiporter subunit G has product MIALDALAWILTLGGLAFVITGSSGLLRLPDLFTRLHAAGMTDTMGAGLLLAGMAAHVVRGIFDGDTELWMVLVRLVLVYLFLFFTSPIASHALARAALDAGVRPWRSGDDGMTSAGAAESDEPSQGGDDADQGEAR; this is encoded by the coding sequence ATGATCGCTCTCGACGCGCTCGCCTGGATCCTGACTCTCGGAGGGCTCGCCTTCGTCATCACCGGCTCCTCTGGCCTTCTGCGGCTGCCGGACCTATTCACCAGGCTCCACGCCGCCGGCATGACCGACACGATGGGGGCGGGCTTACTGCTCGCCGGCATGGCGGCTCACGTCGTTCGCGGGATATTCGACGGCGACACCGAACTCTGGATGGTGCTCGTCCGTCTCGTCCTCGTCTATCTCTTCCTCTTCTTCACCAGCCCCATCGCTTCGCACGCCCTCGCCCGAGCGGCTCTCGACGCCGGCGTCAGACCTTGGCGGAGCGGCGACGACGGCATGACCTCCGCAGGCGCAGCCGAGAGCGACGAGCCTTCCCAAGGCGGGGACGATGCCGACCAGGGGGAGGCGCGATGA
- a CDS encoding pH regulation protein F produces the protein MFAAAAAGVIVSMALALIRALAGPTLWDRVLAVNTFGTKTVLLIAVLGFLAGRPEFLDLALVYALINFVATIGVLRFFEAEAVRVRSGASAGDAATREAGAGGDA, from the coding sequence ATGTTCGCAGCGGCGGCGGCAGGTGTGATCGTGAGCATGGCGCTCGCGCTCATCCGCGCTCTCGCGGGTCCGACCCTCTGGGATCGGGTTCTCGCGGTCAACACCTTCGGCACCAAGACCGTGCTGCTCATCGCCGTCCTCGGGTTCCTAGCCGGCAGGCCCGAGTTTCTCGATCTGGCCCTGGTGTACGCGCTCATAAACTTCGTCGCCACGATCGGCGTGCTGCGTTTCTTCGAAGCCGAGGCCGTGCGCGTCCGGTCGGGCGCGAGCGCCGGGGACGCCGCGACGCGGGAAGCGGGTGCGGGAGGCGACGCATGA
- a CDS encoding Na+/H+ antiporter subunit E: MPRAIVLGAILMGFWLVLSGHYTALLISLGAVSCAVVVWRNRHMDSLDGDRIPLGTQFRVALYLPWLLKEIFLSNIRVARLILAPGLRIDPVVVRVRASQKTDFGRFVHANSITLTPGTVTVATDGERFDVHVLSAPDAPPAEGGAMDDRVRELEGARVSAGGSG; the protein is encoded by the coding sequence TTGCCGAGAGCGATCGTCCTGGGTGCAATCCTCATGGGGTTCTGGCTCGTTCTTTCGGGCCACTACACCGCGCTCCTGATCTCGCTGGGCGCGGTCTCATGCGCGGTCGTGGTGTGGCGCAACCGGCACATGGATTCACTCGACGGCGACCGGATCCCGCTCGGAACGCAGTTCAGGGTCGCGCTCTACCTCCCCTGGCTGCTCAAGGAGATCTTCCTCTCCAACATCCGGGTGGCTAGGCTGATACTGGCTCCCGGGTTGCGCATCGACCCGGTCGTGGTGCGGGTGCGGGCCTCGCAGAAGACTGATTTCGGTCGCTTCGTACACGCCAATTCCATCACGCTCACGCCGGGCACGGTCACCGTGGCCACCGACGGGGAGCGCTTCGACGTGCACGTGCTCTCGGCCCCGGACGCGCCACCTGCGGAGGGCGGGGCGATGGACGACAGGGTACGGGAGCTGGAGGGAGCCCGCGTCTCAGCCGGAGGATCGGGCTAA
- a CDS encoding UDP-2,3-diacylglucosamine diphosphatase: MDNFSGARSPIFIASDLHAGATPAAQSEAFTAWLRRARENADRIILNGDLFDFWCEYRRGHSKGHEELLRELSRTVTGGVPVTLIAGNHDWWGGRHLEEEVGLEYLKEPLEFTVGGRTVLVAHGDRCGRGDLTYRLLAPLLRSGPVPRAFRALPPGIGDRLAGLVSGSRRRSGPGKGELARSAALREWALEELARRTELDLVVLGHAHVPESVSLGTGRRYINCGDWVYHRTYVVLGEGKPELRHWDGENV; this comes from the coding sequence ATGGATAATTTCAGCGGAGCTCGCTCACCGATCTTCATAGCGTCGGACCTCCATGCGGGCGCGACGCCGGCGGCGCAGTCGGAAGCCTTCACGGCGTGGCTCCGCCGGGCCCGGGAGAACGCCGACCGCATCATACTGAACGGCGATCTCTTCGACTTCTGGTGCGAGTACCGGCGCGGGCACAGCAAGGGCCACGAGGAGCTTCTCCGCGAGCTCTCGCGGACCGTGACCGGCGGAGTTCCGGTCACCTTGATCGCCGGCAATCACGACTGGTGGGGGGGCAGGCACCTGGAGGAAGAGGTCGGGCTCGAATATCTGAAGGAACCGCTCGAGTTCACGGTCGGCGGCAGGACCGTTCTGGTGGCGCACGGCGACCGCTGCGGCAGGGGCGACCTCACCTACAGGCTGCTCGCTCCTCTGCTCCGCTCGGGGCCGGTGCCCCGGGCCTTCCGAGCGCTGCCGCCGGGGATCGGCGACCGACTGGCCGGACTGGTCTCGGGGAGCCGGCGACGGTCCGGCCCCGGGAAGGGCGAACTGGCCAGGAGCGCCGCTCTGCGGGAATGGGCGCTCGAAGAGCTCGCCCGGAGAACGGAGCTCGACCTCGTCGTTCTCGGCCACGCGCACGTGCCGGAGTCGGTGTCCTTGGGGACGGGGCGACGCTACATCAACTGCGGCGATTGGGTGTACCATCGGACCTATGTAGTTTTGGGCGAGGGAAAGCCCGAGTTGCGCCACTGGGACGGAGAAAACGTTTGA
- the deoC gene encoding deoxyribose-phosphate aldolase, whose protein sequence is MSGLDAADETPSRRNLDLDWVLGTRVNRSAVERRAATLTPRRSVKREWQAAWLLRALSLIDLTTLAGDDTPGRVTRLCAKARRPLRADLASDLDVAHAELRVAAVCVHHRLVGAAKRALDGSSMPVAAVAAGFPHGLSPLEQRTAEVRASAEAGADEIDVVITRGLALRGDWEALHREILAFREAAGWAHLKVILGTGDLATLTQVARASLVAMMAGADFVKTSTGKESRNATLPVGLVMARQIREFAERTGIRVGFKPAGGISTAKDALAWLVLMKDELGDDWLVPARFRFGASSLLADIERQLEHFVTGRYSAFHRHPLG, encoded by the coding sequence ATGTCCGGACTCGACGCGGCGGACGAAACCCCCTCCCGGCGGAATCTCGACCTCGACTGGGTTCTCGGCACGCGCGTCAACCGGAGCGCCGTCGAACGCAGGGCGGCCACCTTGACCCCCCGGCGCAGCGTGAAGCGGGAGTGGCAGGCGGCCTGGCTCCTGCGGGCGCTCTCGCTCATCGACCTCACGACCCTCGCCGGCGACGACACCCCCGGACGCGTGACCCGGCTCTGCGCCAAGGCCCGGCGGCCGCTCAGGGCCGACCTCGCTTCCGACCTGGACGTCGCGCACGCCGAGCTCCGGGTGGCGGCGGTCTGCGTCCACCACAGGCTCGTGGGCGCGGCGAAGCGGGCGCTCGACGGGAGCTCCATGCCGGTCGCGGCCGTGGCCGCCGGCTTTCCGCACGGCCTCTCGCCCCTCGAGCAGCGGACGGCCGAGGTGAGAGCTTCGGCGGAGGCGGGAGCGGACGAGATCGATGTCGTGATCACCCGGGGGCTCGCCCTCAGGGGAGACTGGGAGGCCCTCCACCGGGAGATACTCGCGTTTCGGGAGGCCGCCGGGTGGGCGCACCTCAAGGTCATTCTGGGGACGGGCGATCTGGCGACCCTCACCCAGGTGGCGCGTGCCAGCCTCGTCGCCATGATGGCCGGAGCCGACTTCGTCAAGACCTCCACCGGCAAGGAGAGCAGGAACGCGACCCTGCCGGTCGGACTCGTCATGGCGCGTCAGATCCGCGAGTTCGCGGAAAGGACCGGCATCCGGGTCGGCTTCAAACCGGCAGGCGGCATCTCGACCGCGAAGGACGCTCTCGCCTGGCTCGTGCTGATGAAGGACGAGCTGGGCGACGACTGGCTGGTTCCCGCCCGCTTCCGCTTCGGCGCCTCTTCCCTGCTCGCGGACATCGAGCGCCAGTTGGAGCACTTCGTCACCGGTCGCTACTCGGCCTTCCACCGCCACCCGCTCGGATGA